The following proteins are encoded in a genomic region of Leifsonia psychrotolerans:
- a CDS encoding amidohydrolase yields the protein MSENAALTRADLLITNARIYTGDPANPWARDMAVQDGRVLAVGDAADVAASVAAAVSPSGVSEPVAVRDLAGAFVMPGFVDVHNHHALAGKSDLYELSFSLEASLDEVLEIVRTYAAGRDADDWIIGSSWGTGLLGQLSHESARHRLDEAAGGRPVILTDDSHHNRWVSTRALELAGITTASTNPPGGVIVRDPATGAPSGVLLEAACLPVEEAVTRTLTFTAEQHERSSERGIAIAHSYGITAFQDAAISLPGMRALKSLDDQGRLAAWVVSSMTINDQIFGYAEVGDELIAHGEENRSEHHRPDFVKIFLDGVPPAHTGAFLEPYIETAEHGAHFCGGTTMSADELMDWLRRCAEKGLSAKIHCTGDAAVRLVLDAVETLRGDGFTDVRFQIAHGQFISNVDLPRLAELDVSADISPFLWFPGVIADALGAVRPADQVEAMQPNRSLIDSGALVAGGSDWPVSETPNAWEGIQGLVTRADPSGNRPGTLGAAEAITLAEAIAVFTINAATAMGLDDTIGTLEPGKSADFLVLDRNPFESAESALVQTRIDETWFAGRAVFARHP from the coding sequence ATGTCTGAGAATGCGGCCCTGACGCGCGCTGACCTCCTCATCACAAACGCGAGAATCTACACCGGCGACCCCGCGAACCCGTGGGCACGTGACATGGCGGTTCAGGATGGCCGCGTTCTCGCCGTCGGCGATGCCGCGGACGTCGCGGCATCCGTTGCGGCTGCTGTGAGCCCAAGCGGAGTGAGCGAACCTGTCGCGGTGCGCGACCTGGCTGGCGCTTTCGTGATGCCGGGCTTCGTCGACGTGCATAACCACCACGCGCTCGCCGGCAAATCCGACCTCTATGAGCTCAGCTTTAGCCTGGAGGCCTCACTCGACGAGGTGCTCGAGATCGTCCGCACATACGCGGCGGGGCGGGATGCCGACGACTGGATCATCGGCAGTAGTTGGGGAACCGGCCTGCTCGGGCAGCTCTCGCACGAGTCGGCCCGGCACCGACTCGATGAGGCCGCGGGCGGGCGCCCGGTCATTCTCACCGACGACAGCCACCACAACCGGTGGGTCAGCACTCGGGCACTCGAACTGGCCGGCATCACGACCGCGTCGACGAACCCGCCGGGCGGCGTGATCGTGCGCGATCCCGCCACGGGCGCGCCGAGCGGCGTGCTGCTCGAGGCGGCGTGCCTGCCCGTGGAGGAGGCCGTCACACGCACCCTGACGTTCACGGCCGAGCAGCACGAGCGCAGTTCCGAGCGCGGCATCGCGATCGCACACAGCTATGGCATCACCGCGTTTCAGGATGCCGCGATCTCGCTCCCCGGCATGCGCGCCCTCAAGTCGCTCGACGACCAGGGCCGACTGGCCGCCTGGGTCGTCTCGTCGATGACGATCAACGACCAGATCTTCGGCTATGCCGAGGTCGGCGACGAACTCATTGCGCACGGTGAAGAGAACCGCAGCGAGCACCACCGCCCCGACTTCGTGAAGATCTTTCTCGACGGAGTGCCGCCCGCGCACACCGGCGCGTTCCTCGAGCCGTATATCGAGACGGCCGAGCACGGCGCACACTTCTGTGGCGGCACCACGATGTCGGCCGACGAACTCATGGACTGGCTACGCCGGTGCGCCGAGAAGGGCCTGTCGGCGAAGATCCACTGCACCGGTGACGCCGCGGTACGCCTGGTTCTCGACGCCGTCGAGACGCTGCGTGGCGACGGCTTCACCGACGTGCGGTTTCAAATCGCACACGGCCAGTTCATCAGCAACGTCGACCTGCCCCGGCTGGCCGAGCTCGACGTCTCGGCCGACATTTCACCGTTCCTCTGGTTTCCCGGTGTGATTGCGGATGCACTGGGCGCCGTGCGCCCGGCCGACCAGGTCGAGGCGATGCAGCCGAACCGCAGCCTGATCGACTCTGGTGCGCTCGTCGCCGGCGGGTCGGACTGGCCCGTCAGCGAGACGCCCAACGCATGGGAAGGCATCCAGGGCCTGGTCACGCGGGCCGACCCGAGCGGAAACCGCCCAGGGACGCTCGGGGCGGCCGAGGCCATCACCCTCGCGGAGGCCATCGCGGTCTTCACGATCAACGCGGCAACGGCGATGGGCCTCGACGATACGATCGGCACACTCGAACCGGGCAAATCTGCCGACTTCCTTGTGCTCGACCGGAATCCGTTCGAGTCAGCCGAATCGGCGCTCGTGCAGACCAGAATTGACGAAACCTGGTTTGCGGGCCGCGCGGTCTTCGCGCGACACCCCTAA